In Bacillus sp. Cs-700, one genomic interval encodes:
- a CDS encoding aminoglycoside phosphotransferase family protein has translation MTDVLHKYLKEKYGNLNPTRLVGGYTNDTYLLNGTGPRLVAKVGAFSNLDLKNEFYSLEISKGISVVPKVYEYINEGGVQILIMEHCEGVNGQSILDNNDLETTKRLYKVLGKTLSNSVHSLKFNPNLKPINQCRIKEINLDLDFVPEILIQHTRKILNNVDDNENDWVLTHGDYGIHNVLFTNDNSITILDWEWAEWGNPLMDLGWVCWFTKLHYPHHSAILNAIFTNEYKIHSSVELSSDKLKAYCLYKVWKILNKVTRAPEEVRQEWVRRLRWTLETDLN, from the coding sequence TTGACGGATGTTCTACACAAGTATTTGAAAGAAAAGTATGGCAATTTGAATCCCACACGTTTAGTCGGGGGATATACCAATGATACTTACTTATTAAATGGAACGGGTCCCCGGTTAGTAGCTAAAGTTGGGGCTTTTTCTAATCTAGACCTTAAAAATGAGTTTTATAGTTTAGAAATTTCTAAAGGGATAAGCGTAGTCCCAAAGGTTTACGAGTACATAAATGAAGGTGGCGTACAAATTCTTATAATGGAGCATTGTGAGGGGGTAAATGGCCAATCGATTTTAGATAATAATGATTTAGAGACAACAAAAAGACTATATAAAGTGTTAGGAAAAACCCTTTCAAATTCGGTTCATTCATTAAAATTCAACCCTAACTTAAAACCGATAAATCAATGTAGGATCAAGGAAATTAATCTTGATTTAGACTTTGTACCTGAAATCCTTATCCAACATACTAGAAAAATATTAAACAATGTTGACGATAATGAGAATGATTGGGTTTTAACTCACGGTGATTATGGGATACATAACGTATTATTTACTAATGATAATTCAATTACTATTCTAGACTGGGAATGGGCTGAATGGGGTAACCCACTCATGGACTTGGGGTGGGTATGTTGGTTTACTAAACTTCATTACCCACATCACTCCGCAATATTAAATGCTATTTTTACTAATGAGTATAAGATTCACTCATCAGTTGAGTTATCTTCTGATAAATTAAAAGCCTATTGTTTGTATAAAGTATGGAAAATTCTTAACAAAGTAACTCGAGCACCTGAGGAAGTTAGACAGGAGTGGGTTAGACGTTTACGTTGGACTCTAGAAACTGATCTAAATTAA
- a CDS encoding cell wall hydrolase gives MPRVKYTSSDVDLMARMMRAEAEGEGKQGMLYVGNVIVNRAQAECLDFVGLRTIPQIIYQVQGGNYSFEAVQKGNVFYNRARSVEKRLAKKNLDYWREHPGKYALWYFNPYAPCPPTWYGQPFAGQFKNHCYYEPEAGTCASVYN, from the coding sequence ATGCCGAGAGTGAAATACACAAGTTCAGACGTTGATTTAATGGCTAGAATGATGAGAGCGGAAGCTGAAGGTGAAGGTAAGCAAGGAATGTTGTATGTAGGAAATGTCATTGTGAACCGTGCACAAGCAGAATGTTTAGACTTTGTAGGTTTGAGAACAATTCCCCAAATAATTTATCAAGTGCAGGGAGGGAATTATTCCTTTGAGGCCGTTCAAAAAGGTAATGTTTTTTATAACCGAGCAAGGTCTGTTGAAAAACGGTTAGCAAAAAAGAACTTGGATTATTGGAGAGAACATCCAGGGAAATATGCTCTTTGGTATTTCAATCCTTATGCTCCTTGTCCTCCTACCTGGTACGGTCAACCTTTTGCAGGTCAATTTAAAAATCATTGTTATTATGAACCAGAAGCTGGCACGTGTGCCAGTGTTTATAACTAA
- the dapA gene encoding 4-hydroxy-tetrahydrodipicolinate synthase gives MKIEGLWLPIITPFHNGGVDIESYSKLVDYYVNHGVSGLIPLATTGESPAIEEDEFEMVLDKTLEVVNRRIPVFVGLGGNYTKKVIKQLKVVEKYKVDGILSVSPYYNLPSQDGIYNHFLQISEATDLKIMIYNVTYRTGRNIDNETVYKLAECKNIIGIKDSGGNLKQSLELLMNPIEGFSNLTGEDASYYHHLTLGGAGGILASSHLATSDFLDIFNILQKNNHNDALKVWKKVYPITNLLFQETNPAPLKYILYKKGLIQSPETRLPVTGTTNGLNKKLDKLLSSF, from the coding sequence ATGAAAATCGAAGGACTCTGGTTACCGATTATAACACCTTTTCACAATGGAGGAGTCGATATTGAATCATATTCAAAATTAGTTGATTACTACGTAAACCATGGGGTTTCAGGTTTAATCCCATTAGCAACAACAGGTGAAAGCCCTGCGATTGAGGAAGATGAATTTGAAATGGTACTTGATAAAACACTTGAAGTGGTAAACAGGCGTATTCCCGTATTCGTCGGACTTGGAGGAAATTACACAAAAAAGGTAATCAAACAGTTAAAAGTAGTTGAAAAATATAAAGTTGATGGCATATTATCTGTTTCACCTTATTACAACCTGCCGAGTCAAGATGGAATTTATAATCATTTTCTACAAATCTCAGAAGCAACGGATTTAAAAATAATGATCTATAATGTTACTTATCGGACAGGTCGGAATATAGATAATGAAACCGTTTATAAATTAGCAGAATGCAAGAATATTATAGGAATTAAAGATTCTGGAGGGAACTTGAAACAATCCTTAGAGTTACTTATGAATCCAATAGAAGGCTTTTCTAATCTAACAGGAGAAGATGCTTCTTATTACCACCACTTAACTTTAGGTGGTGCAGGTGGAATTTTAGCTTCTTCTCATTTAGCGACAAGTGATTTCTTGGACATTTTTAACATACTACAAAAAAATAATCATAATGATGCATTGAAAGTATGGAAAAAGGTATATCCGATTACGAATCTGCTGTTTCAAGAGACAAATCCAGCACCTTTAAAATATATTCTTTATAAAAAAGGTTTAATACAATCTCCCGAAACTAGATTACCTGTTACGGGGACGACTAATGGATTAAACAAGAAATTAGATAAATTACTCTCTTCTTTCTAA
- a CDS encoding DUF1569 domain-containing protein, protein MNTIFEITYSDEILNRIENLNVNSQPKWGKMDVSQMLAHCSSFQDIAMGYSLPPRGWLGLLVGRFAKPIFYNDKPLDHNMSTIPTILITTKRDFEIEREKLKQKIILFQKNGPEACTDHPHPFFGKLTSEQWGKGIYKHLDHHLKQFDV, encoded by the coding sequence ATGAATACTATTTTCGAGATCACGTATTCAGATGAAATATTAAATCGCATCGAAAACTTAAATGTAAATTCGCAACCAAAATGGGGAAAAATGGATGTCTCTCAAATGTTAGCTCATTGCTCATCTTTCCAAGATATCGCAATGGGATATTCTCTACCCCCAAGAGGTTGGTTAGGGTTATTAGTAGGTAGATTTGCAAAACCCATCTTTTATAATGACAAACCTTTAGACCACAATATGTCGACTATTCCAACCATTTTAATTACAACTAAAAGAGATTTTGAAATAGAAAGAGAAAAACTGAAACAAAAAATAATATTGTTTCAAAAGAATGGACCAGAGGCTTGTACAGATCATCCACATCCTTTTTTCGGAAAACTTACTTCCGAACAATGGGGAAAAGGAATCTACAAGCATCTTGACCACCATTTAAAACAATTTGATGTTTAG
- a CDS encoding GNAT family N-acetyltransferase, protein MINYLGTPILETNRLFLRKIELSDVQSVFDHWLCDDRVMDNLIKGAHKSVSETIERVTQIVSNYDSKEFCYWGIELKTSGELIGAIDLFNVDNITENCEVGYSIGYKWWNKGYGTEALRAVLDFGFRQMNIHKISAAHNIDNPASGKIMLKNGMEQEGTMKHMIRNANNHYKDCAVYGLLQEDYFKSVK, encoded by the coding sequence ATGATTAATTATTTAGGTACGCCAATACTAGAAACGAATCGGTTATTTCTAAGAAAAATTGAACTTTCAGATGTTCAAAGTGTATTTGATCATTGGCTTTGTGATGATCGCGTAATGGATAATCTTATAAAAGGTGCACACAAGTCTGTATCGGAAACTATTGAAAGGGTAACACAAATCGTAAGTAATTATGATTCAAAAGAGTTCTGTTATTGGGGTATAGAACTAAAAACAAGTGGTGAATTAATTGGAGCCATTGATCTCTTCAATGTTGATAACATTACAGAGAATTGTGAAGTAGGTTATTCAATCGGTTATAAATGGTGGAACAAGGGGTATGGAACTGAGGCCCTGAGAGCAGTCCTAGATTTTGGCTTTAGACAAATGAACATTCACAAAATATCAGCAGCACATAATATTGACAATCCAGCCTCTGGAAAGATTATGCTTAAAAATGGAATGGAACAAGAAGGCACGATGAAGCATATGATTCGCAATGCTAATAATCATTATAAGGATTGTGCTGTATATGGTCTTCTTCAAGAAGATTATTTTAAAAGTGTGAAGTGA
- a CDS encoding alpha/beta hydrolase, whose protein sequence is MKITHSKDGTTLAYDVYGNGPALIYITGASCHRSFKPIVRDAKIFASEFTVYNYDRRGRGDSGDTLPYSIEREIEDIEAMIDAAGGRAHLYGHSSGAVIALEAALRLGNKVQKITMYDAPYVRDEKEKTEYKQLSKKIYKLLDNENNSEAMLTFLKGIGMPKVFVLLLPLFPGWKTTKALAPTLAYDITLTQDMPPLERATQISIPTQIIVGEKSPASINDVGRQLTKAIPKAKFVQLAKQDHMVNGKKLLPILSSFFK, encoded by the coding sequence ATGAAAATAACCCATTCAAAAGACGGCACAACTTTGGCATATGATGTCTACGGTAATGGTCCAGCGCTCATTTACATAACGGGAGCAAGCTGTCATCGCTCATTTAAGCCCATAGTGAGAGATGCCAAAATATTTGCCTCTGAATTCACAGTTTACAATTACGACCGCCGTGGACGTGGCGATAGTGGTGACACACTCCCTTATTCGATAGAACGTGAAATCGAAGATATCGAAGCTATGATTGACGCGGCAGGAGGTAGGGCGCATTTGTATGGCCATTCTTCTGGTGCTGTGATCGCACTTGAGGCAGCACTTCGACTTGGCAACAAAGTGCAAAAAATAACTATGTATGATGCGCCATATGTACGTGACGAGAAAGAAAAAACCGAATACAAACAATTAAGCAAAAAAATATACAAACTTCTCGATAACGAAAATAATTCAGAAGCAATGCTTACCTTTTTAAAGGGGATTGGGATGCCAAAAGTATTTGTTTTATTGTTGCCGTTATTCCCTGGTTGGAAAACTACGAAAGCTCTTGCTCCAACGCTTGCTTATGATATTACTCTAACTCAGGATATGCCACCCCTTGAACGAGCTACTCAAATTTCCATACCTACACAAATAATCGTTGGCGAAAAAAGCCCGGCCTCAATAAATGATGTTGGTCGCCAACTAACAAAGGCAATTCCAAAAGCTAAGTTTGTACAACTTGCAAAGCAAGACCATATGGTTAACGGAAAAAAACTGCTGCCAATACTTTCGAGCTTTTTCAAGTAA
- a CDS encoding cyclase, with the protein MDKRVQFDFEIEFTNGGGIQGQEFRLDIDEDDITDKELAKYIVEDMRLLMVGEVRILNKKIINEKHKRRPVNE; encoded by the coding sequence ATGGATAAAAGAGTTCAATTTGATTTTGAGATCGAATTTACTAATGGCGGTGGTATACAAGGGCAGGAATTCCGGCTTGATATTGATGAAGATGACATTACTGACAAAGAGTTAGCAAAGTATATAGTAGAGGATATGAGGTTGCTAATGGTTGGTGAAGTTAGAATATTAAACAAAAAAATAATTAATGAAAAACATAAAAGAAGACCTGTTAATGAGTAG